A single region of the Thermococcus paralvinellae genome encodes:
- the thrC gene encoding threonine synthase: MLRCTACGREYSLRKPYQRCECGEPLELELFEGFAGIGKSVWERFIQFFPFELDLDLSLGEGDTPLIRARKLSKKLGIQLYLKNETVNPTWSFKDRGTFLGIHRVLQLGFDKVGTVSTGNMAASVAAYASRAGVKAYILVSSNIAEEKLKQIAVYGAEVIKVRGDYGKLYYESLKLGQKLGIYFINSDDPFRIEGYKSISFEIVEEMMPDYVIVPTSSGGLIRGIIKGFLELKKSELIDRLPTFVCVQAEGCSPIYKAFIEEKEKIERFENPHTIAHAIENPYPPSGNAVLRLLKKLNGICVAVSDEEILNAQRMLAQEGIFVQPASATGIAAVKKLREEGRIKGDERVVSILTGAGLKTLHQLGRFEVREFEMEKLEECLLKS, from the coding sequence ATGCTTAGATGTACAGCTTGTGGTAGAGAATATTCTTTGAGAAAGCCATATCAGAGGTGTGAATGTGGAGAGCCTTTAGAGCTTGAGCTTTTTGAAGGCTTTGCTGGAATCGGGAAAAGTGTTTGGGAGCGCTTTATTCAGTTCTTTCCTTTTGAACTTGACTTGGATTTAAGTCTCGGGGAGGGAGATACTCCACTTATAAGAGCAAGAAAACTCTCAAAAAAGCTTGGAATCCAGCTTTATTTAAAAAACGAAACTGTTAATCCAACTTGGAGCTTTAAGGATAGGGGGACGTTTTTAGGAATCCATAGGGTTTTACAGCTAGGCTTTGACAAAGTTGGGACTGTTTCAACGGGCAATATGGCTGCAAGTGTTGCGGCTTATGCATCAAGAGCAGGAGTGAAGGCTTACATTCTCGTCTCTTCAAATATAGCAGAGGAAAAGCTCAAGCAGATTGCTGTTTATGGGGCTGAAGTTATAAAAGTTAGGGGTGATTATGGGAAACTCTACTATGAAAGCCTTAAGCTTGGGCAAAAACTTGGCATTTACTTCATAAATTCTGACGATCCATTCCGTATAGAGGGATATAAGAGTATAAGCTTTGAAATTGTGGAAGAGATGATGCCAGACTATGTCATAGTTCCAACAAGCTCTGGTGGGCTAATTAGAGGTATCATAAAGGGCTTCCTTGAGCTTAAAAAGAGTGAGCTTATTGATAGGCTACCTACATTTGTTTGTGTTCAAGCTGAAGGCTGTTCACCGATTTACAAAGCTTTCATTGAAGAGAAAGAAAAAATTGAAAGATTTGAAAATCCGCACACAATAGCGCATGCAATTGAAAATCCATATCCGCCGAGCGGGAATGCTGTATTGAGGCTTTTGAAAAAACTCAACGGCATATGTGTTGCTGTTAGCGATGAAGAAATCCTTAACGCCCAGAGAATGCTCGCGCAAGAAGGTATATTTGTCCAGCCAGCTTCTGCAACAGGTATAGCGGCTGTAAAAAAGCTCAGAGAAGAAGGCAGAATTAAGGGAGATGAAAGGGTTGTGAGTATACTAACGGGAGCTGGACTCAAAACACTGCATCAGTTGGGAAGATTTGAAGTTAGAGAATTTGAAATGGAAAAGCTGGAAGAATGCCTATTGAAAAGCTAA
- a CDS encoding eCIS core domain-containing protein, translated as MKKKSGLIALTLIVILIASFYQIRVGSIDERAKQVLQKVQEIESEVQEIRNLTFKESPKIIVITRQEALEKWGPSKGDIFELRIWGAIYEMTFLVPPSYNLTRERKEQTASWIAVTMGNKVYIIEENFLESGETAYRVVAHELTHVLQKQNFNAPYSGPTLDSTLAIRALVEGDADLVADLYCKRYHIPIEKITSLYLEDPVWSLNAFPYVFGDKFVQYLYEKGGWGLVNRAYSKLPITTQQVMNPEMYLSYTFPENVSLSVKNGEVVHEDTMGEFYIYLLLLVHNYEEKEAKEIADGWRGDKLVLAQNSTSLILAWKTAWKDESSAEKFYNALKTIGDNYVKAHPEFELSFTIKQEGRYVIFTAVRRLKNA; from the coding sequence GTGAAAAAGAAATCTGGGTTAATAGCATTGACATTGATTGTCATTCTTATCGCATCATTTTATCAAATCAGAGTTGGGTCAATAGATGAAAGGGCTAAACAAGTACTCCAGAAGGTTCAAGAGATTGAGAGTGAAGTTCAGGAGATTAGAAATCTCACATTCAAAGAATCGCCTAAAATAATTGTGATTACAAGGCAAGAAGCCTTAGAAAAATGGGGTCCTTCGAAGGGGGATATATTTGAGCTCAGAATATGGGGAGCAATCTATGAGATGACTTTTCTTGTTCCTCCAAGCTATAATTTAACAAGAGAGAGAAAAGAGCAAACAGCTTCATGGATTGCTGTAACCATGGGAAATAAAGTCTATATCATTGAGGAAAATTTCTTAGAAAGTGGAGAAACTGCTTATAGAGTTGTCGCTCATGAGCTAACTCATGTTTTGCAGAAGCAGAATTTTAACGCTCCTTATTCTGGGCCAACTTTGGATTCAACCCTTGCTATAAGGGCCTTGGTCGAAGGAGATGCTGACTTAGTCGCTGATTTGTACTGCAAAAGATACCACATTCCAATAGAAAAAATAACATCTCTGTACCTCGAAGACCCCGTTTGGAGTTTGAACGCTTTCCCTTACGTTTTTGGTGATAAATTCGTTCAGTATCTCTACGAAAAGGGTGGTTGGGGATTGGTTAATAGGGCCTACTCAAAGTTACCAATCACAACCCAACAAGTAATGAATCCAGAAATGTATCTGAGCTATACATTTCCAGAAAACGTGAGTTTAAGCGTTAAAAATGGTGAGGTAGTCCATGAAGACACGATGGGGGAATTTTATATCTATTTGCTCTTACTTGTTCACAATTATGAGGAAAAAGAAGCAAAGGAGATTGCAGATGGGTGGAGAGGGGATAAGTTAGTTTTGGCTCAAAATTCCACAAGCTTAATCTTAGCTTGGAAAACTGCTTGGAAAGATGAGAGCAGTGCTGAGAAGTTCTATAATGCACTCAAGACAATTGGAGATAACTACGTTAAGGCACATCCAGAATTTGAGTTATCGTTTACAATTAAGCAAGAAGGAAGATATGTTATTTTTACAGCGGTTAGGAGGCTGAAGAATGCTTAG
- a CDS encoding triphosphoribosyl-dephospho-CoA synthase, whose product MERWKIIKAFTLGPLLEAAIPKPGNVNRFRDFEDLTLYHFLFGNVAVVDMLYEATEVGKLIRRGYYQLSEANIGEMIKRAVQNAKTVQDANPNFGIIALEIPLVIALVISRHIYDAREVVKRLIAHSTVRDTMEFYKAIRIANPKGIKSGVKYDVYDENVFDELFKDRINLKRLAEISCERELIFCEWLNGYELSYKTFLRLKELTEELNLEEAVLRAFLELLASTPDTLIIRKAGKAEAELVMRMAKEVLDGNLSINELDKFLREKEDLRNPGSLADIMAIALSLLILDGYKLNL is encoded by the coding sequence ATGGAGAGGTGGAAAATAATTAAAGCTTTTACACTCGGACCCTTACTTGAGGCCGCAATCCCGAAGCCCGGCAATGTAAATAGGTTTAGAGATTTCGAGGATTTAACCCTTTATCATTTTCTCTTTGGAAATGTGGCCGTTGTTGATATGCTCTATGAAGCAACAGAAGTGGGTAAATTAATTAGGAGAGGATATTATCAGCTAAGTGAAGCTAATATAGGAGAAATGATAAAGAGGGCTGTCCAAAATGCAAAAACTGTGCAAGATGCAAATCCAAATTTTGGCATAATAGCACTGGAGATTCCTCTCGTAATTGCTCTAGTTATTTCAAGACATATCTATGATGCCAGAGAAGTTGTAAAAAGATTGATTGCCCACTCAACAGTCAGGGATACAATGGAGTTCTATAAAGCCATAAGAATTGCTAATCCTAAAGGAATAAAGAGTGGAGTTAAATATGATGTTTACGATGAGAATGTTTTTGATGAACTTTTTAAAGATAGGATTAACCTCAAGCGTTTAGCAGAAATCAGCTGTGAAAGAGAGCTTATCTTCTGTGAATGGCTCAACGGTTATGAGCTGAGCTACAAAACATTCTTGAGACTCAAAGAACTGACCGAAGAACTTAATCTTGAAGAAGCAGTTTTAAGAGCATTTCTTGAACTTCTAGCATCAACACCCGACACCCTTATTATCAGAAAAGCTGGAAAGGCTGAGGCTGAACTCGTAATGAGGATGGCAAAAGAAGTATTGGATGGAAATCTCAGTATTAATGAACTGGATAAATTCCTAAGAGAAAAAGAAGATTTAAGGAATCCTGGGAGCTTGGCAGATATAATGGCAATTGCTTTGAGTTTGCTAATTCTTGACGGCTACAAACTCAATCTTTAA
- a CDS encoding CBS domain-containing protein — protein MMPKITVEQVLKRRAVVVGPDDTIDKVAKILAKNKVSSAVVVENEEIVGILTDRDILDKVVAKGKSPKGVKVKEIMTKNPVRIEYDYDIQDAIELMMDKGVRRILVTKLGKPIGFVTAADLLAALAMYNSEEKETEELETETEVYGICEICGQYGPLYKVYIGGQEKWVCENCKDSIEQ, from the coding sequence ATGATGCCAAAAATAACTGTGGAACAAGTGCTTAAGAGAAGGGCAGTGGTTGTTGGGCCAGATGATACAATTGATAAAGTTGCCAAGATACTGGCCAAAAATAAAGTTAGCAGTGCAGTTGTTGTTGAGAATGAAGAGATAGTGGGCATATTAACTGACAGAGACATTCTGGATAAAGTTGTTGCTAAAGGAAAGAGTCCTAAGGGGGTTAAAGTCAAGGAAATAATGACTAAAAATCCAGTTAGAATCGAATACGACTATGACATCCAGGATGCTATCGAGCTCATGATGGACAAGGGAGTTAGAAGAATTCTTGTTACAAAACTGGGCAAGCCTATAGGATTTGTAACTGCTGCTGACCTACTTGCAGCGCTGGCGATGTATAACAGCGAGGAAAAAGAGACAGAAGAATTGGAAACCGAGACTGAAGTCTATGGAATCTGTGAGATTTGTGGACAGTACGGTCCACTATATAAAGTTTATATTGGTGGACAAGAGAAGTGGGTCTGTGAAAACTGTAAAGACTCAATAGAGCAATAA
- a CDS encoding alanyl-tRNA editing protein — translation MNEIEVKTHTALHVIKGAVVKVLGEKAKWTASVYVNGNHGRLTVKFGRKPTPKEIAEIERLANEKVKENVPIHVYELPREEAERRFGEDMYDLFPIPPEIKTLKVVVIEDWNVNACNKQHTKTTGEVGEIKIKKVRFRKSKELLEISFDVI, via the coding sequence ATGAATGAGATTGAGGTCAAAACTCACACAGCCTTGCATGTTATTAAAGGCGCAGTTGTTAAAGTGTTAGGGGAGAAAGCAAAGTGGACTGCAAGCGTTTATGTCAACGGAAATCACGGAAGATTAACAGTTAAATTTGGCAGAAAGCCAACTCCGAAGGAGATTGCTGAAATTGAAAGGCTAGCAAATGAGAAAGTTAAGGAAAATGTTCCCATTCATGTGTATGAACTGCCAAGAGAAGAAGCCGAAAGGAGATTTGGTGAAGATATGTACGATTTATTCCCAATTCCCCCAGAGATTAAGACTCTGAAGGTAGTGGTTATTGAAGATTGGAATGTCAATGCATGCAACAAACAGCACACAAAAACAACGGGAGAAGTTGGAGAGATAAAAATCAAGAAAGTGAGGTTTAGAAAGAGCAAAGAACTGCTCGAGATTAGCTTTGATGTGATTTAG
- a CDS encoding acyl CoA:acetate/3-ketoacid CoA transferase, with amino-acid sequence MGRIVEVNEAIDEIPDNSVIAVSGFNLLVAPEYLILKLFEHYKETGHPKNIFLEVNPIPTAPNGVLDRVMEEIYNDPDQDFLSGILVTYPGWSPYLQKLIQENRIEGYTWSIGTASWFFREVARGFPGVITKVGIGTFLDGRQDAGYLNDLAKEKKRCKVQPIEINGDEYLLYTAPKPNVTFIRGTTSDEIGNITTEREGAFTDILNMAQAAKSLPNPGIVIAQVERIARFGSLHPQDVKVPAPLVDYVVIAPKEYHKQSANIQYDPRISGEIIPPAKPRIPEIPLNIRKVIARRILLEMVEIIKKLGRPILVNLGIGIPSEVAAIATEEGVQDYLFTTVESGPFGGVALGGPDFGASIGPFAIISMADQFANYEGGVIDAASLGFMQVDKYGNVNPSILPGRLPGPGGFPVISFGSPRIIFAGGFTAGKRDIRVKDGQLKIVKDGSIIKFVNQVYKIVYNGKVGLERGQRVIYVTERAVFRLTKEGLILEEVAPGVDVEKDILTKMEFKPKVSPVLKEMDKRLFLAGKMGLKEEIKEALS; translated from the coding sequence ATGGGAAGGATTGTGGAGGTAAATGAAGCCATTGATGAAATTCCAGACAATTCAGTGATAGCTGTTTCAGGCTTTAATCTGCTTGTAGCCCCAGAGTATTTGATCCTCAAACTGTTTGAGCACTATAAAGAAACAGGACATCCAAAGAATATTTTCTTGGAAGTCAATCCAATTCCAACAGCCCCCAATGGTGTTCTCGACAGGGTAATGGAAGAGATCTACAATGATCCAGACCAAGATTTCCTCTCAGGAATCCTTGTTACCTATCCAGGCTGGTCTCCCTATCTGCAAAAGCTGATTCAAGAAAATAGAATTGAGGGATACACATGGTCTATTGGGACGGCTTCGTGGTTTTTCAGAGAAGTTGCGAGAGGCTTTCCAGGAGTTATAACGAAAGTTGGAATAGGGACGTTCCTTGATGGAAGACAAGATGCCGGGTATTTAAATGACCTCGCAAAAGAAAAGAAGAGATGTAAGGTTCAGCCGATCGAAATTAACGGAGATGAATATCTCCTATACACCGCTCCGAAGCCAAATGTTACATTCATAAGAGGAACAACAAGCGATGAAATCGGAAACATAACGACAGAAAGAGAGGGAGCATTTACAGACATTTTGAATATGGCTCAGGCTGCTAAATCCCTACCAAATCCAGGGATTGTGATAGCCCAAGTTGAAAGGATTGCAAGATTTGGCTCTCTTCACCCCCAAGATGTGAAGGTTCCAGCACCCTTAGTGGATTATGTAGTCATTGCCCCAAAGGAATACCACAAGCAGAGCGCAAACATCCAGTATGATCCAAGAATTTCCGGTGAGATTATCCCTCCAGCTAAGCCAAGAATTCCAGAAATCCCATTAAATATCCGAAAAGTCATTGCAAGAAGAATTCTGCTTGAGATGGTTGAGATTATCAAAAAGCTTGGCAGACCAATCTTAGTTAACTTAGGAATTGGCATCCCATCAGAGGTAGCAGCAATTGCAACCGAGGAAGGCGTTCAAGATTATCTCTTTACTACAGTCGAATCAGGGCCTTTTGGAGGTGTCGCATTGGGTGGGCCAGATTTTGGAGCATCAATAGGACCATTTGCAATAATATCTATGGCAGATCAGTTTGCCAATTATGAAGGTGGGGTTATTGATGCTGCGAGCTTAGGATTCATGCAAGTGGACAAGTATGGAAACGTCAATCCTTCAATTCTGCCTGGCAGATTGCCTGGGCCTGGAGGTTTCCCAGTGATATCATTTGGCTCTCCAAGAATAATCTTTGCTGGAGGATTTACTGCAGGAAAGAGGGACATCAGAGTCAAAGATGGGCAATTAAAGATTGTCAAAGATGGTAGCATTATCAAATTCGTAAATCAAGTTTACAAGATAGTCTACAACGGTAAAGTTGGCCTAGAAAGGGGTCAGAGAGTCATATATGTAACAGAAAGGGCAGTATTCAGGCTTACAAAAGAGGGATTAATCCTTGAGGAAGTTGCTCCAGGTGTAGATGTAGAAAAAGACATCTTGACAAAAATGGAATTTAAACCTAAAGTAAGTCCAGTGCTAAAAGAGATGGACAAAAGGTTGTTCCTAGCAGGAAAAATGGGATTGAAAGAGGAAATCAAAGAAGCACTCAGTTAA
- a CDS encoding SPL family radical SAM protein → MYIRPFDPWKSKLCTCPFKYTLNIYTGCDHACVYCYITAYIPKAFKVRIKENLLPSLERELRKFDRRFIISLSYSSDPYPTIERQFGITRKVLQLFKRYNIRCIILTKSDIFERDLDILRELKCAVGITVTTIDEEKAKALEPNAPSPKDRIRALKRAKDSGIPVYARIDPIIPFYTWGDFEETVNALSFVSHITVSTLKLRADSWKRMKAKFPALMKKLEPLYKRGERISGYYYLPRDFRLEILEGARRIIEEKGITFGSCREGYYFYPTCDGSHLVPL, encoded by the coding sequence ATGTATATAAGACCGTTTGACCCTTGGAAATCGAAACTCTGTACATGTCCTTTCAAATACACGCTGAACATTTACACGGGCTGTGACCATGCCTGTGTTTACTGCTATATAACCGCTTATATCCCCAAAGCTTTTAAGGTTAGAATTAAAGAGAACCTCCTTCCTAGTCTCGAGAGGGAGCTCAGAAAATTTGATAGAAGGTTCATAATTTCGCTCTCCTACTCATCTGATCCATACCCAACGATTGAGAGGCAATTTGGCATTACACGAAAAGTTCTCCAGCTCTTCAAAAGATACAATATAAGATGCATAATTTTGACAAAATCAGATATTTTTGAGCGTGATTTGGACATTCTAAGAGAACTCAAATGTGCTGTTGGCATAACAGTGACGACAATAGATGAAGAAAAAGCTAAGGCATTAGAGCCAAATGCGCCATCACCTAAAGACAGAATAAGAGCTCTAAAAAGAGCAAAAGATAGTGGAATTCCAGTTTATGCAAGGATAGATCCAATAATACCCTTTTACACATGGGGAGACTTTGAGGAAACTGTCAATGCATTAAGCTTTGTCTCCCATATAACAGTTTCAACTCTGAAGCTCAGAGCAGATTCATGGAAAAGAATGAAAGCGAAGTTTCCAGCACTCATGAAGAAACTTGAGCCACTATATAAAAGAGGGGAGAGAATTAGTGGATATTATTACCTACCAAGAGATTTCAGATTAGAGATTTTGGAAGGAGCAAGAAGGATCATTGAAGAGAAAGGGATTACCTTTGGCTCATGCAGAGAAGGCTACTATTTTTATCCTACGTGTGACGGCTCTCACTTAGTTCCTCTATAA
- the psmB gene encoding archaeal proteasome endopeptidase complex subunit beta, which yields MEKKTGTTTVGIKVNEGVVLAADTQASLDHMVETLNIRKIIPITDRIAITTAGSVGDVQMLARMLEAEARYYQFTWGRPMTAKAMANLLSNILNENKWFPYLVQIIIGGYVEEPTLANLDPLGGLIFDNYTATGSGSPFAIAILEEGYKKDMSIKEARELAIRAVRTAGKRDVYTGDRKIQVVVITKDGMKEEFVEFKE from the coding sequence ATGGAAAAGAAAACTGGAACCACAACAGTCGGAATTAAAGTAAATGAAGGTGTTGTTTTGGCAGCTGATACTCAAGCTTCACTTGACCACATGGTTGAGACGCTTAACATCAGAAAAATTATCCCGATTACTGATAGAATAGCAATAACAACTGCAGGAAGCGTTGGAGATGTTCAAATGCTTGCGAGAATGCTTGAGGCTGAGGCTCGCTATTACCAGTTCACATGGGGAAGACCAATGACTGCAAAAGCGATGGCTAATCTCTTGAGCAACATATTAAATGAGAACAAATGGTTCCCATATCTAGTGCAGATAATTATCGGCGGATATGTTGAGGAACCAACTCTAGCAAATCTAGACCCACTTGGAGGCTTGATATTTGACAACTATACAGCAACGGGCTCCGGTTCACCTTTTGCAATAGCTATTCTCGAAGAAGGATACAAGAAAGATATGAGCATTAAAGAAGCAAGAGAATTGGCTATTAGAGCTGTCAGAACAGCTGGTAAGAGAGACGTTTATACAGGGGACAGGAAGATACAAGTTGTTGTGATCACAAAAGATGGCATGAAAGAGGAGTTCGTTGAATTCAAAGAATAA
- a CDS encoding OsmC family protein, whose amino-acid sequence MITGKVKWLEDGKFEASVEEGGKIIFGEKGISPMKTLLLAVAGCTAIDVVMILQKMREPIEGLEVEISGERREEHPRIYKKVHIHYKIYGNVRPEKAKRAIELSQNKYCSASAHLKLSGTEVAYTFEVINE is encoded by the coding sequence ATGATAACAGGGAAAGTTAAGTGGCTTGAAGATGGAAAATTTGAAGCAAGTGTTGAAGAGGGTGGAAAGATAATCTTTGGCGAAAAGGGCATTTCTCCCATGAAGACTCTCCTCCTGGCTGTTGCCGGATGCACAGCTATTGATGTTGTCATGATTCTCCAAAAGATGAGAGAGCCGATCGAGGGGCTTGAAGTTGAGATAAGTGGAGAAAGGAGAGAAGAACACCCTAGGATTTACAAGAAGGTTCACATCCACTACAAAATCTATGGAAATGTAAGGCCAGAGAAAGCTAAGCGAGCAATAGAACTCAGTCAAAACAAATATTGCTCGGCCTCAGCCCATTTGAAGCTCAGTGGAACTGAGGTTGCATACACATTTGAGGTCATCAATGAATGA
- a CDS encoding cyclic 2,3-diphosphoglycerate synthase, which translates to MAEKKKRRVIILGAAGRDFHNFNVFFRNNPDYEVVAFTATQIPDIEGRIYPPELAGPLYPNGIPIWSEDDLEKIIKEHNIDIAVFAYSDVSHEHVMHLASRVHAAGADFWLLGPKSTMLKSSKPVIAVTAVRTGCGKSQTSRKVAKILKDLGYKVAVIRHPMPYGDLRKQIVQRFATYEDLDKYECTIEEREEYEPHIDYGHVVYAGVDYEKILREAEKEADIILWDGGNNDFPFYEPDLWIVVADPHRPGHELKYHPGETNFRAADVIIINKVETAYPENVQKVRENIEKVNPNAIVIEAASPIFVDKPELIKGKRVLVVEDGPTLTHGGMKYGAGYVAAKKFGAKEIIDPRPYAVGSIVETYKKYPHLDVILPAMGYGKKQIKELEETINRADADVVVIGTPIDLRRILNINKPAVRVRYELEEIGQPKLYDILKDFVEKCEKLKKKE; encoded by the coding sequence ATGGCTGAGAAGAAAAAGAGAAGAGTTATTATTCTGGGAGCTGCTGGAAGAGATTTCCACAACTTCAACGTCTTCTTTAGAAACAACCCTGATTATGAAGTCGTTGCATTTACAGCCACTCAGATCCCAGATATTGAGGGTAGAATTTACCCACCAGAATTAGCTGGTCCACTTTATCCAAATGGAATCCCAATCTGGAGCGAGGATGATTTGGAAAAAATCATCAAGGAGCACAACATCGATATTGCAGTCTTCGCTTACTCTGACGTATCACATGAACACGTTATGCACTTAGCATCAAGAGTTCATGCTGCTGGTGCTGACTTTTGGCTTCTTGGACCTAAGAGCACAATGCTCAAGTCAAGCAAGCCAGTTATAGCTGTTACAGCTGTTAGAACAGGCTGTGGAAAGAGCCAGACATCAAGAAAAGTTGCCAAGATTTTGAAGGATCTTGGATACAAGGTTGCAGTCATAAGACATCCAATGCCTTATGGTGACTTGAGGAAGCAAATCGTCCAGAGATTTGCAACCTATGAAGATCTCGACAAGTACGAATGTACAATCGAGGAGAGAGAGGAGTACGAGCCACACATTGACTATGGTCATGTAGTTTATGCCGGTGTTGACTACGAGAAGATTCTCAGAGAGGCAGAGAAAGAGGCTGACATAATCCTCTGGGATGGAGGAAACAACGACTTCCCATTCTACGAGCCAGACCTTTGGATTGTTGTAGCTGACCCACACAGACCTGGACACGAGCTCAAGTATCACCCAGGTGAGACCAACTTCAGAGCTGCTGATGTTATAATCATCAACAAGGTTGAGACAGCTTATCCCGAGAACGTGCAGAAGGTTAGAGAGAACATCGAGAAGGTCAATCCAAACGCTATTGTTATTGAAGCAGCATCACCAATCTTTGTTGACAAGCCAGAATTAATTAAAGGCAAGAGGGTTCTTGTTGTTGAAGACGGTCCAACACTCACACACGGCGGCATGAAGTACGGTGCCGGTTACGTTGCTGCCAAGAAGTTCGGAGCTAAGGAAATCATTGACCCAAGACCATATGCAGTTGGCTCAATAGTTGAGACATACAAGAAGTATCCACACTTAGATGTTATCCTTCCAGCAATGGGATATGGCAAGAAGCAGATCAAGGAGCTTGAAGAAACTATCAACAGAGCAGATGCTGATGTCGTTGTCATTGGAACACCAATTGACTTGAGAAGAATCCTCAACATCAACAAGCCAGCTGTTCGTGTTAGATATGAGCTCGAGGAAATTGGACAGCCAAAGCTCTACGACATCCTCAAGGACTTCGTCGAGAAGTGCGAGAAGCTTAAGAAGAAAGAGTGA
- a CDS encoding gamma-glutamyl-gamma-aminobutyrate hydrolase family protein, which yields MKPIIGIVAQFDWETGALTINDMYVKRIKKAGGIPVAIPPLVGITDVLEAMDGLIFPEGPDIHPKYYGGELTTKIRSLDVQRDEFELTLIRAALERNLPILGIGRGAQALNVALGGSLYQDVVSEIPKAIKHDWTSGGRFLVHPSCKVHEVRIKTNSMLFEILKEKLNIEGTNEVFIGVNSFHHQAIRKLGEGIKPVAYADDGIIEGIEIPEKFAIGVQWLAEYLDEMQPLFDALVEKALEYKKNKIREEIGEEIKRQESETGEAAEKIIEELIEELSESRHT from the coding sequence ATGAAACCTATTATAGGTATTGTTGCTCAGTTTGATTGGGAAACTGGTGCTCTGACAATAAATGATATGTATGTTAAAAGGATTAAAAAAGCTGGAGGGATACCCGTAGCTATCCCTCCTCTTGTTGGAATAACAGATGTTCTTGAAGCAATGGATGGTTTGATTTTCCCAGAAGGGCCGGATATCCATCCCAAATACTATGGGGGAGAGCTAACGACAAAAATAAGAAGTTTGGATGTGCAGAGGGATGAATTTGAGCTTACTTTAATCAGAGCTGCTCTCGAACGGAACCTCCCTATCTTGGGAATTGGAAGAGGTGCCCAAGCACTGAACGTTGCCCTCGGAGGTAGTCTATATCAAGATGTTGTTAGTGAGATTCCAAAGGCAATAAAGCATGACTGGACAAGCGGGGGTAGATTCTTAGTCCATCCGAGTTGCAAAGTTCATGAAGTTAGGATAAAAACAAATTCAATGCTTTTTGAAATCTTGAAGGAAAAATTAAACATTGAAGGAACAAATGAGGTTTTCATCGGAGTCAACAGTTTCCATCATCAAGCAATTAGAAAGCTAGGTGAGGGTATTAAACCCGTTGCCTATGCTGACGATGGGATAATTGAAGGGATTGAAATTCCAGAAAAATTTGCAATTGGTGTTCAGTGGCTCGCTGAATATTTGGACGAGATGCAGCCTCTCTTTGATGCTCTGGTTGAAAAGGCGTTAGAGTACAAGAAAAACAAAATTAGGGAAGAAATAGGGGAGGAAATTAAGAGGCAAGAGAGTGAAACTGGAGAAGCCGCTGAGAAAATAATTGAGGAACTTATAGAGGAACTAAGTGAGAGCCGTCACACGTAG
- a CDS encoding family 4A encapsulin nanocompartment shell protein — protein MRGELIRVLSAVEEKANELKMDGFEPDIVLFGKEAYEFLKAQVDAEFGGDEKVTEISGLKVKLLEELGKDAVVIDSKMLGVGLGGAKRIRVIKD, from the coding sequence ATGAGGGGAGAGCTGATTAGGGTTTTAAGTGCAGTTGAAGAAAAGGCCAACGAACTCAAGATGGACGGTTTTGAGCCAGATATTGTTCTCTTTGGAAAAGAGGCCTATGAGTTCTTAAAGGCTCAAGTTGATGCGGAATTTGGTGGTGATGAAAAGGTCACAGAGATTTCAGGCTTAAAAGTAAAACTACTTGAAGAGCTTGGCAAAGATGCCGTTGTTATAGACTCCAAAATGCTTGGAGTTGGACTGGGAGGAGCAAAGAGGATAAGGGTAATTAAAGATTGA